The nucleotide window ATTAGGCTTTTCTCAGCGTTTCGAGCGCGAACAAATCAGTTTAAATCTTCCCTCTGTTTATTTCGTGGGTGATCTATTAGAAATCGAAGTGCCCGAAAATGGTAATCTCAGGTGTGTGTGGAAAGTGAATGGCGCAACGGTACTAGAAGGATTCGGCCAGCGTTTGCTCAGACACAAACTTAGCTTTGAAGGGCCTCTTGAGGTTAGGTATGAGGAATGGCAGGGCGAAACGCTCTTGGCTGCAGACACGGCGCAGAGCAGCGTATTGCGCCGCCCTCCCATCCATGTGGATACTACTGTAAACACAACGACGACCTTCCGAGGTCCGGCAAATTACAAATCTTATGAGTGGTACATCGAAACGGCGTTTTCCAGTTATCAGCCGTCCATTTCTCATGTCTTCATGGAACCGGGATTATACCGGGTCGTGTGTGTATCCGGCGATCCCCTTGATGATTCTCTAAAACAAACCCGAGAAGATGTATTTGAGGTGACAGTAAAATAAACCCCGGCATGGCCTGACCCTGTCTTACTTGCAGTGACGGGCCTTTCAGCCATAAAAGTTTTATTCTGTGCTATTCCGTCTTTTTCCGACAATATTCCGGATGATCATCGGTGACGGCACCTTTCGATGCGGAAGACACAAGACAGGCATACTTCGCCAGAACACCGCGTGTATAGGCGGGTTTCGGCGCTTTCCAGAGCTTTCTGCGCTGTTCAATTTCTTCTTCCGACACCTCCAACGTGATCTGCCGCTTGGTGGCATCTATGGTGATGATATCTCCATTTTTAACCAAAGCGATGAGCCCGCCTTCTTGGGCTTCGGGCGTGATATGGCCCACGACAAATCCATGGCTGCCGCCGGAGAATCGGCCGTCTGTGATTAACGCCACATCATTGCCCAACCCGCGCCCAATGACTGCCGATGTGGGGGCAAGCATCTCACGCATACCGGGGCCGCCTCGGGGTCCTTCATAACGTATTACCACCACATCGCCCGCTTTCACGGTTCCGTTCAGGATGGCATCAAGAGCCTTTTCTTCAGCGTTATAGACGCGCGCTTTCCCTTTGAAGAACAACCCTTCGTGGCCAGACAATTTCGCAACGGCCCCTTCTTCCGCCAAATTTCCATATAGAATAGTTAGATGTCCATCTTTTTTGATGGGATCGGACAAAGGCCGGATAATGCTTTGGCTTTTCGGGTAAGGTTTAACACCGCGCAGATTGTCAGCCAAGGTTTTGCCGGTCACAGTCATGCAGTCGCCATGCAATAAGCCGGCATCCAACAAAGCTTTCATGAGCGGCGTAACACCGCCAATATTGACCAGTGCCTGCATCACATGTTTACCTCTGGGTTTTAAATCGGCCACTACGGGAACCCGTTTCCCAATGCGGGTGAAATCGTTGAGGCTCAGTTTTACGCCTGCCGCATGGGCCATCGCCAACAGATGGAGCACGGCATTGGTGGATCCGCCGAGCGCCATCACGACGGTGACCGCATTTTCAAAGGCTTTCTTGGTCAGGATATCTTTGGGCCGTAGGTTATTTTCGATGCACTTCATAACCGCCGCGCCTGCGCGTCGACAGTCTTCGCGCTTTGCATCAGATACAGCGGCTTGAGCGGAACTGTTGGGAAGGCTGAGGCCCAAGGCTTCAATGGCGCACGCCATGGTATTGGCCGTATACATGCCGCCGCAAGCGCCCGGTCCGGGGATTGATTTGCGCTCAATAGCCAACAATTCCTGATCGTTGATTTCCCCGCGGGCATGTTTGCCTACCGCTTCAAAAACGGAAACGATGTCTGATTCGCAGCCGTTGACACAGCCGGGGAGAATGGTACCGCCATAAACGAAGACGGCGGGCCGGTTTAGGCGCGCCATAGCCATTACTGCTCCCGGCATATTTTTGTCGCAGCCGCCAATAGCGATCAAGCCGTCAAATTGCTCACAGCCGGTAACCGTTTCAATGGAGTCTGCGATAACTTCCCGGGATACCAATGAATATTTCATTCCTTCCGTTCCCATGGATATCCCGTCGGAAATCGTAATGGTACCGAAAATAAGGGCTTTGCCGCCCGCTTCATTGACACCTGTTTCTGCCTCGCGGGCCAATTTATCGATGTGCATGTTGCACGGGGTTACCATACTCCATGTGGATGCAATTCCTACTTGACTTTTCTTAAAGTCTTCGTCGGTGAATCCCACAGCGCGCAGCATAGCACGGCTTGGTGCGCGGGCATCCGTCTCTGTAATGCTTTTGGAAAATTTGCGGTGTCCTGATGTTGTTTTCTCTTTCATGGCGATTCCTCTCTGGTTGGTTTTTTCAAGTAACAACGCCTGTTTTAAATATGTTCCGCTGTTTTCTTAAAAATCAAGGAAACGAATCGGTAGTGAAAGATGAATATCTTTAAAATACCCCGGTCTATGGGCGGTGTTGCGCGAAAGGCGCCTATACAAACATCCCGTCTAAAGCCCGAATCGCCTTGACGAGGGGCGCATGTTCCGCATGTTGAAGCTGAGGATCCCGCTTGAGTAATTCAGCGGCATCACGTCGCGCCGTGTCAAGGAGTTGCATATCATGGAGCAAGATAGCCGTATCTAGGTTTGACACGCCGGATTGTCGTAAACCGGCATATTCTCCCGAGCCGCGCAGCTCCAGATCAGCTTCGGCAATTTTGAAACCGTCAGTACAAGAACATAGCAGTTCAATGCGTTTTTTCGCTTCCGGTGTTTCCGGAGCGCCCAGTAAAAAACAATACGATTGAATGGTACTGCGTCCCACCCGTCCGCGCAATTGGTGGAGTTGGGTCAATCCGAAGCGGCCCGCGTCTTCAATCACCATGGTGGTAGCCGTTGGTGAATCGACGCCCACCTCAATGACTGTGGTGGAAAAAAGCACATCTATTTCCTGATTGCGAAAACGTGTCATAATGGCGTCTTTTTCTCCGGCATCCAAGCGGCCATGGAGCAGTTCGCAGCGCAAGCCTTTTAATGAACCCGAGGAAAGGGTCTCAAAATGGCTGATAACGGGCGTTAAATTCGTAAAATGTTCCGATTCCTCAATCAACGGACAGATGATATAACTTTGCTCTCCTTTGCCCGCGCGCTCATGGAGATATTGGTATAGGGCATATTTTTTGTTTTCGGAGACATAAGAGGTCTTCACGGGTAGGCGTCCCGGCGGCATGTCTGGGATCACAGAAATATCCATGCCGCCGTAGAGGGTGAGTGCCAAGCTGCGCGGAATAGGCGTTGCTGTCGTATGGAGCACATCCGCTTGGATACCTTTGTTGCTCAATTCTGTGCGTTGCCGCACGCCGAAACGATGTTGTTCATCAATGACCACGAGTCCGAGCCTGGCAAAACGGGTACTTTCTTGAAATAAGGCATGGGTGCCTACCACGACTTGAATCGCGCCTTCAGCGATTGCCTTGCGTATGCGGGCTGCTCCGCCGGTGGCGCCGGTAAGTAGGCTGGTGGTGATTTTTAAAGGATTGAGAATGGACGCTAAAGTCCTGAAATGCTGTTCTGCCAAGATTTCGGTAGGCGCCATAAATGCGGTTTGCAGTCCGCTGTCCAAGGCGGCAAGCACGGCATGTACGGCGGCAATGGTTTTGCCGGACCCCACATCCCCTTGCAGCAAACGAAACATAGGGTGCGGTGAAGTCATATCTTGGAAAATATCTTCAACGGCGCGGTGTTGACCGGGCGTAAGGGGGAAGGGTAATTGTGCTTGAAAGGCTTTCAATAAGGGGCCATCTATTTGGTGGCGGAAACCCGGTGTCTCATTGACCCGTATTTGCCTGCGTTGTAAAACCGCAGCTT belongs to Candidatus Hydrogenedentota bacterium and includes:
- the recG gene encoding ATP-dependent DNA helicase RecG, encoding MPVPSDTKESHAPIDQPVTLLSGIGKKRALQLAALNIVHIRDLLMHLPRDYRDHSCVLTIAEAENGATITIEAEITEARTLFQRRGKSSALLRVQDASGSINVMLYGRGFLINSALKPGTRCLFTGKVGEYKGPALLNPDYEPISEDGGKELLHTGRVVPIYTLTEGISQRQLRKWMHEALQLCASAFTETIPSFLREQHQFLPLSEAFHTLHFPPTIEAAKQAQKRFVYEELLSMQAAVLQRRQIRVNETPGFRHQIDGPLLKAFQAQLPFPLTPGQHRAVEDIFQDMTSPHPMFRLLQGDVGSGKTIAAVHAVLAALDSGLQTAFMAPTEILAEQHFRTLASILNPLKITTSLLTGATGGAARIRKAIAEGAIQVVVGTHALFQESTRFARLGLVVIDEQHRFGVRQRTELSNKGIQADVLHTTATPIPRSLALTLYGGMDISVIPDMPPGRLPVKTSYVSENKKYALYQYLHERAGKGEQSYIICPLIEESEHFTNLTPVISHFETLSSGSLKGLRCELLHGRLDAGEKDAIMTRFRNQEIDVLFSTTVIEVGVDSPTATTMVIEDAGRFGLTQLHQLRGRVGRSTIQSYCFLLGAPETPEAKKRIELLCSCTDGFKIAEADLELRGSGEYAGLRQSGVSNLDTAILLHDMQLLDTARRDAAELLKRDPQLQHAEHAPLVKAIRALDGMFV
- the ilvD gene encoding dihydroxy-acid dehydratase, which codes for MKEKTTSGHRKFSKSITETDARAPSRAMLRAVGFTDEDFKKSQVGIASTWSMVTPCNMHIDKLAREAETGVNEAGGKALIFGTITISDGISMGTEGMKYSLVSREVIADSIETVTGCEQFDGLIAIGGCDKNMPGAVMAMARLNRPAVFVYGGTILPGCVNGCESDIVSVFEAVGKHARGEINDQELLAIERKSIPGPGACGGMYTANTMACAIEALGLSLPNSSAQAAVSDAKREDCRRAGAAVMKCIENNLRPKDILTKKAFENAVTVVMALGGSTNAVLHLLAMAHAAGVKLSLNDFTRIGKRVPVVADLKPRGKHVMQALVNIGGVTPLMKALLDAGLLHGDCMTVTGKTLADNLRGVKPYPKSQSIIRPLSDPIKKDGHLTILYGNLAEEGAVAKLSGHEGLFFKGKARVYNAEEKALDAILNGTVKAGDVVVIRYEGPRGGPGMREMLAPTSAVIGRGLGNDVALITDGRFSGGSHGFVVGHITPEAQEGGLIALVKNGDIITIDATKRQITLEVSEEEIEQRRKLWKAPKPAYTRGVLAKYACLVSSASKGAVTDDHPEYCRKKTE